In Halobacteriovorax marinus SJ, the following proteins share a genomic window:
- a CDS encoding response regulator: MKILIVDDEVEILDILEELITDKYMCEVDRASNGLDAFILCQESEYSFIVTDHKMPFMTGAALISGIRTRKNLNMKTPILMLTGFLTDELKGRVDLEDVEFMSKPIQFKTFFELISSYVYKY; this comes from the coding sequence ATGAAAATACTAATCGTAGACGATGAAGTGGAAATCCTTGATATTCTTGAGGAATTGATAACTGATAAATATATGTGTGAAGTTGATAGGGCCTCTAATGGTCTAGATGCTTTTATTCTATGCCAGGAAAGTGAATATTCCTTTATTGTTACAGATCATAAAATGCCTTTTATGACTGGTGCAGCTTTAATATCTGGAATTCGAACTCGAAAGAATTTAAATATGAAGACGCCAATCTTGATGCTGACAGGTTTCTTAACGGATGAGCTCAAAGGAAGGGTTGATCTTGAAGATGTAGAGTTCATGTCAAAACCAATTCAGTTTAAAACATTCTTTGAATTAATCAGCTCTTATGTTTATAAGTATTAA
- a CDS encoding DEAD/DEAH box helicase, which translates to MDRSINILPIISIKSSFTLMLAPPGWGKTTLVLDLYEKFNGRIIFVSPLRALAEEFVNRATHLRNVLSLSDREGLEEKLKKFSTKKKGLLVCTAERLGSDLIERFSKEKTLFIFDEFHLFYYWGQSFRPLLWERAMEVSNNQGSILGLTATMDEEILKSWSEDFSLGVEERFLINLGNQRLFNHPSVITNYNLAGKMVFQRNFINILKKQEKGTILYFCRFRTEVDMWLEFCFRHKISAIGCVGGEVESFLNNLESNPRPRCIFSTSALSHGVNLPIISKVFLSYEIENKDFWIQMVGRGGRDGSCYHVYEMEKKDWRDIRYLYQTLILLIRDFIRFRFLL; encoded by the coding sequence ATGGACCGATCTATCAATATTCTTCCAATTATAAGTATAAAAAGCTCCTTCACGCTAATGCTAGCTCCTCCTGGTTGGGGGAAGACAACTCTAGTGCTAGATCTCTATGAGAAATTTAATGGAAGAATTATATTTGTCTCTCCGTTAAGGGCCCTAGCGGAGGAATTCGTGAATCGAGCAACGCATTTAAGAAATGTTCTGTCTTTAAGTGATAGAGAAGGATTAGAAGAAAAGCTAAAAAAATTTTCGACCAAGAAGAAGGGCTTATTAGTTTGTACCGCTGAGAGACTAGGAAGTGATCTTATAGAAAGATTTTCTAAGGAGAAGACTCTCTTTATTTTTGATGAATTTCATCTCTTCTATTATTGGGGTCAAAGCTTTAGACCACTGCTTTGGGAGAGAGCAATGGAAGTCTCAAATAATCAGGGAAGTATTCTGGGGCTAACTGCTACAATGGACGAGGAGATTTTAAAGTCTTGGAGTGAGGACTTCTCTCTTGGTGTAGAGGAGAGATTTCTTATTAATCTTGGCAATCAAAGATTATTTAATCATCCATCAGTGATTACAAATTATAATCTCGCCGGGAAAATGGTATTTCAAAGAAATTTTATAAATATTCTTAAGAAGCAAGAAAAAGGAACAATTCTTTACTTTTGTAGGTTTAGAACAGAAGTCGATATGTGGTTAGAGTTTTGTTTTAGACATAAGATTTCTGCAATTGGATGTGTAGGTGGAGAGGTTGAATCGTTTTTAAATAATCTTGAAAGCAATCCAAGGCCAAGGTGTATTTTCTCAACTTCGGCCCTAAGCCACGGAGTGAATCTTCCAATTATCTCCAAGGTTTTTCTAAGCTATGAAATAGAGAATAAAGACTTTTGGATACAGATGGTTGGACGAGGCGGACGCGATGGATCGTGTTACCATGTCTACGAAATGGAGAAAAAAGATTGGCGAGATATTAGATATTTATATCAAACTTTGATACTTTTAATTCGAGACTTCATTAGGTTTAGGTTTTTACTATGA
- a CDS encoding NifU family protein, with the protein MIRKIENLFDEQVRPALAAHGGNVEVIDIDNGKLFVKLSGGCQGCSSSSATLKDGIERMVKQNFPEIEEVVDLTDHASGDSPYFS; encoded by the coding sequence ATGATTAGAAAGATAGAAAACCTCTTCGATGAACAAGTGAGACCTGCTCTGGCAGCTCATGGTGGTAATGTTGAGGTTATCGATATAGATAATGGAAAACTCTTTGTTAAGCTAAGTGGAGGATGCCAGGGATGTTCTAGCTCAAGCGCCACTCTCAAAGATGGTATTGAAAGAATGGTTAAACAAAATTTCCCTGAAATTGAAGAAGTTGTAGATCTTACTGATCACGCATCAGGTGACTCACCTTACTTCTCATAA
- a CDS encoding nitrilase-related carbon-nitrogen hydrolase, with amino-acid sequence MKVAVLQMTSVLDYQVNLQKIETLLKEVENSDVEAVFLPECFYSMSNGKEPTPYLVAPGNEHYNNIKNLAKKYSVALIGGTAASMIDGKVMNRCYNFSADGEDLGFYDKNHLFSCNFKRDGAVKKIDEGDIYTPGNESKLLNFKDTLIGLGVCFDLRYSEMALDYRMRGAKILTYSSAFTVPTGKAHWHTLLRARAIENQCYVIASAQWGLNNEVISTYGHSLIVDPWGEVLVDAKEGEGIFIQDLDFERIEAVRSQVIMGR; translated from the coding sequence ATGAAAGTTGCTGTTTTACAAATGACATCAGTCTTGGACTACCAGGTCAATCTTCAAAAGATTGAAACTCTTTTAAAAGAGGTAGAGAATTCTGATGTCGAAGCAGTATTTCTTCCAGAGTGCTTCTATTCTATGTCTAATGGAAAAGAGCCAACTCCTTATCTCGTTGCTCCTGGAAATGAGCACTACAATAATATAAAGAATCTTGCCAAGAAGTATTCCGTGGCCCTTATCGGTGGAACTGCTGCCTCTATGATAGATGGAAAAGTTATGAATAGATGTTATAACTTTTCTGCCGATGGTGAAGACTTAGGGTTCTACGATAAAAATCATCTCTTCTCATGTAACTTTAAAAGAGATGGGGCAGTGAAGAAGATTGATGAGGGAGATATTTACACTCCTGGAAATGAATCGAAATTACTAAATTTCAAAGATACTCTAATTGGATTAGGTGTGTGTTTTGATCTTCGCTATAGTGAGATGGCCCTAGATTACAGAATGCGTGGAGCTAAAATCCTAACTTATTCTTCTGCTTTTACTGTACCAACTGGAAAAGCTCATTGGCACACTCTCTTGAGGGCGCGTGCAATTGAGAATCAGTGCTATGTTATTGCTTCTGCCCAGTGGGGACTTAATAATGAAGTCATCTCAACTTACGGTCACTCACTAATAGTAGATCCGTGGGGAGAGGTTTTAGTTGATGCTAAGGAAGGTGAAGGGATCTTTATTCAAGATTTAGACTTCGAAAGAATTGAAGCAGTTAGATCACAAGTGATAATGGGAAGATAG
- a CDS encoding RsmE family RNA methyltransferase, with translation MNSICFFKEELINQDSISFSDEKRLGHLHTHLDSKEGDLITITIIGQGIYKAEIIKLNNLTCEIKVKEQLKSLSQWFHLLVGLSRPQTIKKVLEHSTTLGAKSIHLFKALLSEKSYSQSSIYRDENYKSYLIDGLAQSKTYFELPEFSLKNYLNLDQYKAHKNKFYLSLNTEQTFKELSPGERDEPLLAIGPERGWTRAEEEKLKEAGFSPIKISHSTLRVEHAIYTSVGQLEMFRV, from the coding sequence ATGAACAGTATTTGCTTTTTCAAAGAAGAATTAATTAATCAAGACAGCATCAGCTTTTCTGATGAAAAAAGACTGGGCCATCTACACACCCATCTAGATTCAAAAGAGGGTGACCTCATCACTATTACCATTATTGGTCAGGGAATTTATAAAGCAGAAATTATAAAGTTAAATAACCTCACTTGCGAAATTAAAGTTAAAGAGCAACTCAAATCTCTTTCACAGTGGTTTCATCTCTTAGTCGGATTGAGCAGGCCACAAACAATTAAGAAAGTGCTCGAGCACTCTACAACTCTTGGAGCGAAATCAATTCACCTCTTCAAGGCCCTACTCTCAGAGAAGAGCTATTCCCAGTCCTCCATTTACAGAGACGAAAACTATAAGAGCTACCTCATAGACGGACTTGCTCAGTCCAAAACATACTTTGAACTACCTGAGTTCTCTCTCAAGAACTACTTAAACCTTGATCAATATAAAGCACATAAGAATAAGTTCTACCTATCTTTAAATACAGAACAGACCTTTAAAGAGCTAAGCCCCGGAGAGCGAGATGAGCCTCTTTTGGCGATTGGTCCAGAGAGAGGATGGACAAGAGCTGAAGAGGAAAAACTTAAAGAGGCAGGATTCTCTCCAATAAAGATAAGCCACTCAACGTTAAGAGTTGAACACGCTATTTATACAAGTGTTGGGCAACTTGAAATGTTTAGAGTTTAA
- a CDS encoding ABC transporter ATP-binding protein: MKDLVKNKLFPYIIPYKTKVFGAFILSFLIAGLGGAQVRLVKPIFDTGLKGYSSVEDVMFLAGLLVAVGLMHFPSRFFHFYWLRYVSDRATLKVREEIFQKLQKLPVSYFAKKKQGELISSILNDTQVFSYGFKAALDVIRESLKAVVYLGMAFWSDWQLTLVIFVIAPFLAVIFSKSGKKVRANQGSVQEEQAQLTHNIAEGIHAQKITKAFNLQEFVNSRFKKAQERFFSAQMRTTFIEEFAHPLVEIVGTFAFAGLIVFAHYRLKNGTTIGDFISFATALALFMDPLRKFSQANVKLSQAKAASDRIFELLETPDEPDSGEVAINSFSEKIIVNDLTFSYGEGDVIKNLNLEINKGEKIALVGLSGSGKSTLINLLLGLYPIARGGISIDGIDLNDIKLKSLRDLFGLVSQDIFLFNDTIKENLLVGSDFTQEQVNKALEVAYANEFVEKLPELTETVVGDRGARLSGGQQQRITIARAFLQDAEILLFDEATSALDNESEKLVQKALDSIGGNKTVVAVAHRLSTIQNFDRIYVLHEGHLVEHGSHEQLISKGGEYAKLYDLSQS, encoded by the coding sequence ATGAAAGACTTAGTAAAGAATAAACTTTTTCCATATATTATTCCCTATAAAACAAAAGTATTTGGTGCTTTTATCCTCTCCTTCCTAATTGCTGGTCTAGGTGGGGCTCAAGTAAGGCTAGTTAAGCCAATATTTGACACTGGCCTAAAAGGTTACTCTTCTGTTGAAGATGTTATGTTCTTGGCCGGACTCTTAGTGGCCGTTGGGCTCATGCACTTTCCAAGTCGTTTCTTTCATTTTTACTGGTTGCGTTACGTGTCTGATAGGGCAACTCTAAAAGTAAGGGAAGAGATCTTTCAAAAGTTACAGAAGCTTCCTGTTTCATACTTTGCAAAAAAGAAGCAAGGTGAGCTAATCTCGAGTATTCTAAATGATACACAAGTTTTCTCTTACGGATTCAAGGCAGCTCTTGACGTTATTCGTGAATCACTTAAGGCCGTTGTTTATCTTGGTATGGCGTTTTGGAGTGATTGGCAACTCACCCTGGTGATCTTTGTTATTGCTCCTTTTCTCGCAGTTATTTTCTCTAAGAGTGGAAAGAAAGTAAGAGCAAATCAAGGAAGTGTTCAAGAAGAGCAGGCCCAACTGACTCACAATATCGCAGAGGGAATTCATGCTCAGAAAATAACGAAAGCTTTCAATCTTCAAGAATTTGTAAATTCAAGATTTAAAAAAGCGCAAGAGAGATTCTTCTCTGCTCAAATGAGAACAACTTTCATTGAGGAATTTGCCCATCCACTAGTTGAGATCGTTGGAACTTTTGCATTTGCGGGACTTATTGTTTTTGCTCACTACAGATTAAAGAATGGTACAACGATTGGTGACTTTATTTCCTTTGCGACAGCGCTAGCACTCTTTATGGATCCACTTAGAAAATTTTCTCAGGCAAATGTTAAATTATCTCAGGCCAAGGCTGCATCGGATAGAATTTTTGAACTATTAGAAACACCAGATGAACCAGATAGTGGAGAAGTGGCAATAAATTCTTTTTCTGAAAAAATTATTGTTAATGATCTTACATTCTCTTATGGGGAAGGTGATGTCATAAAGAATTTGAATTTAGAAATTAATAAAGGTGAAAAAATAGCACTCGTCGGTCTTTCTGGATCTGGAAAATCTACGTTAATTAATCTCTTACTAGGTCTCTATCCAATTGCCCGCGGTGGTATAAGTATTGATGGAATTGATCTAAATGATATTAAACTCAAGTCTTTAAGAGATCTCTTTGGCCTAGTTAGTCAGGATATCTTTCTATTCAATGACACTATTAAAGAAAACCTTTTAGTTGGTTCAGACTTCACACAGGAGCAAGTTAATAAGGCCCTTGAAGTTGCCTACGCTAATGAATTCGTTGAAAAGCTTCCCGAGCTCACTGAGACAGTTGTTGGGGATAGGGGTGCTCGACTCTCAGGAGGTCAGCAACAGAGAATTACAATTGCTAGGGCCTTCTTGCAAGATGCCGAGATTCTTCTCTTTGATGAGGCGACATCTGCACTAGACAATGAGTCTGAAAAATTAGTTCAAAAGGCTCTAGATTCAATTGGTGGAAATAAGACAGTTGTTGCAGTGGCCCATAGATTGTCGACTATTCAAAACTTTGACCGAATTTACGTTCTTCATGAAGGTCATTTAGTTGAGCATGGTAGTCATGAACAATTGATCTCTAAGGGTGGGGAATACGCTAAACTTTACGATCTGAGTCAAAGCTAG
- a CDS encoding GNAT family N-acetyltransferase — MDLKISKSFNQNAIATLYKNKHDLKLAFPSAKYPVDMKDWHDWIEKTESENFSLLWENKDGFISHLAIKSFREKPGIVYLCFFIIDEKYRGKGLSSKILDDAYRFVREELSKSELWLVVDPKNKKAFNIYLNEGFKVIDEREAGLRMMKQL, encoded by the coding sequence TTGGATTTAAAAATCTCTAAATCTTTCAATCAAAATGCCATTGCAACTCTCTATAAAAATAAACATGATTTAAAACTCGCCTTTCCAAGTGCGAAGTATCCAGTTGATATGAAAGACTGGCATGATTGGATTGAGAAAACTGAGTCCGAAAATTTCTCGCTCTTGTGGGAAAATAAAGATGGGTTTATTTCACACCTAGCAATTAAGAGCTTTAGAGAGAAGCCTGGAATTGTCTATCTCTGCTTCTTTATTATTGATGAAAAATATAGAGGTAAGGGTCTCTCTTCAAAAATATTAGATGACGCTTATAGATTTGTTAGAGAAGAGTTAAGTAAGAGTGAATTGTGGTTAGTTGTTGATCCAAAAAATAAAAAAGCCTTCAATATTTATTTAAATGAAGGCTTTAAGGTTATTGATGAGCGAGAAGCTGGGCTTCGAATGATGAAGCAATTATGA
- the recO gene encoding DNA repair protein RecO, with protein sequence MMTKVEGIILSKTPYKDRHLVCRVLLRSGEKISAIFYGGQGGGNKKKSSFLELGHLVKVELTRAKPGVSIFSVKEWSPSWHHKSIRENHKAFYLLCAFLEISDKLVVDADLHEGHYQDLVDKDSMFKVLSNAIFYLEKNTLERDQFSADLFHFVSKTLIEQGVFPERNNCVLSGVSLHELSQLTLIDEHGGFADTTCLNQDMRDGRFSAEEGKIMWNFLCQVALKKYSELQETKEIPLSYSNRLLDYLCFQVQMSRNDFKTLSLLF encoded by the coding sequence ATGATGACAAAGGTAGAGGGCATCATCCTCTCAAAGACTCCTTATAAAGATAGACACTTAGTGTGTCGTGTTCTTCTTCGAAGTGGTGAGAAGATATCCGCCATTTTCTACGGAGGACAAGGTGGAGGAAATAAGAAGAAGAGTTCTTTCTTAGAATTAGGTCATCTTGTGAAAGTAGAACTTACTAGGGCCAAGCCTGGAGTAAGTATTTTCTCTGTGAAGGAATGGTCTCCTTCTTGGCATCATAAAAGTATTAGAGAAAATCACAAAGCGTTCTATTTATTATGTGCTTTTCTAGAAATTTCCGACAAGCTGGTTGTCGATGCAGATTTACATGAGGGCCACTATCAAGATTTAGTTGATAAAGATTCAATGTTTAAAGTTCTAAGTAATGCAATTTTTTATCTTGAAAAAAATACTTTAGAGAGAGACCAGTTCTCAGCTGATCTTTTTCACTTTGTATCAAAAACATTGATCGAGCAGGGAGTGTTCCCAGAGAGAAATAACTGTGTCTTAAGTGGAGTTTCTCTACATGAGTTATCACAATTAACTCTTATAGATGAGCACGGTGGATTTGCTGATACAACTTGCTTAAATCAAGATATGAGAGATGGACGCTTTAGCGCTGAAGAGGGGAAGATAATGTGGAATTTTCTCTGCCAAGTGGCCTTGAAGAAATATAGTGAGCTACAAGAGACTAAAGAGATTCCACTATCCTATTCAAATAGATTATTGGACTACTTATGTTTTCAAGTTCAAATGTCACGCAATGATTTTAAAACGCTGAGTTTATTATTTTAA
- a CDS encoding UDP-glucose dehydrogenase family protein translates to MKVSVIGTGYVGLVSGTCFAEIGHDVTCIDIDPKKIQILEDGKSPIYEPGLEELLQRNIKSNRLKFSTSYDSVKTAKSIFLAVGTPSSDDGSANLNYLKDAALCVAKEMSDGAIIVIKSTVPVGTCEMIRDLVSKNTDKKFHIVNNPEFLKEGTAVDDFMRPDRVVIGHSDQFAADAMSELYAPLVRQGNPIYMMSNLSAEMTKYAANCFLATKISFINEIAKLCDLAGADINEVREGIGSDRRIGSHFLYPGPGYGGSCFPKDVKALMYTAKENGMTLKVVEATEEVNEEQKKRMFEKIMSYYGDVKGKTFTFWGVAFKANTDDIRETSAITMAKELVAAGAKVNYYDPEASDNFEKLMSSLEGMSEGTKRFDNKYDALTNSDGLVTMTEWREFTSPDFEEIKTRLNKAVIFDSRNLYKTEKVLESGFDYFAIGKRISRS, encoded by the coding sequence ATGAAAGTTTCAGTCATTGGTACTGGATATGTAGGTTTAGTTAGTGGAACATGTTTTGCCGAAATCGGTCACGATGTAACATGTATTGATATTGACCCGAAGAAAATTCAAATTTTGGAAGATGGTAAGTCTCCAATCTATGAGCCAGGTCTAGAAGAATTACTACAAAGAAATATTAAATCGAATAGATTAAAGTTTTCAACGAGCTACGACTCTGTAAAGACGGCAAAGTCTATCTTTTTAGCTGTTGGAACTCCATCAAGTGATGATGGTTCAGCCAATCTTAATTACTTAAAAGATGCGGCACTTTGTGTTGCTAAGGAAATGAGTGACGGTGCAATCATTGTAATCAAATCAACTGTTCCTGTAGGGACTTGTGAAATGATTAGAGACCTTGTTTCAAAAAATACAGATAAAAAGTTTCACATCGTAAATAACCCAGAATTTTTAAAAGAAGGGACTGCGGTTGATGACTTTATGAGACCTGATAGAGTTGTTATTGGACACTCTGATCAATTTGCTGCTGATGCAATGAGTGAACTCTATGCTCCACTAGTTCGTCAGGGGAATCCTATCTATATGATGTCTAATCTCTCTGCAGAGATGACGAAGTATGCAGCCAATTGTTTCTTGGCCACAAAAATCTCTTTTATTAATGAAATTGCAAAACTCTGTGATCTTGCAGGTGCAGATATTAATGAGGTGAGAGAGGGAATTGGAAGTGATAGAAGAATTGGAAGTCACTTTCTTTATCCTGGTCCAGGTTATGGGGGAAGTTGTTTTCCAAAAGACGTTAAGGCGCTCATGTATACAGCTAAAGAGAATGGGATGACTTTAAAAGTTGTTGAAGCAACTGAAGAAGTGAATGAAGAGCAGAAAAAGAGAATGTTTGAAAAGATCATGTCTTACTATGGAGATGTGAAAGGGAAGACATTTACTTTTTGGGGAGTTGCTTTTAAGGCCAATACGGATGACATTAGAGAGACTAGTGCGATTACTATGGCCAAAGAACTCGTTGCAGCTGGAGCAAAAGTAAATTACTACGATCCAGAGGCATCAGATAATTTTGAAAAATTGATGAGCTCTTTAGAGGGAATGTCAGAGGGAACAAAGAGATTTGATAATAAATACGATGCTCTTACAAATTCTGATGGTCTTGTGACTATGACTGAATGGAGAGAGTTTACGAGTCCAGATTTCGAAGAAATTAAAACAAGACTAAATAAAGCAGTCATCTTTGACAGTAGAAACCTTTATAAGACAGAGAAGGTTCTTGAGTCAGGGTTTGATTACTTTGCGATTGGAAAAAGGATCTCTAGATCATAA